CTTTGCTCATCAAACCTAGGTAGCTTTACACATGTGTTTGTAGTCAAAAGATTTACAAATGGTACCTTTTTGAATAGAAAGTATAAATATtatcatctatatatacatagttcATACCGATTAATGACCATATAACTGTATCAAATGGCTGTTTCGTGGCACAAACTGTGTGGCAGGCAAGTTGATCCCGTCATTTCAGAGAGTTACAGCTCATTAAATTTATACTACCTGCGCGTGACTTTATAGAATCTGCGCGTGACTTTATATTACCCGTGAAGAATCAGAATAAAGAAAAAACACAGCTGGGTGATTGGCCAATCAAATGCTTTAGATTTTCTTTTGGAGTATGACATATATGGATCTAACATTCATTAGTTATAACATTGTGTGAATGATAATATAAAGTGCCATACAGAAACGTAGTAtctaatacatataatatagatTTTTATCATCTTTCCTTAATATTACTTTAATAAAACAGGCAATAAATCTTATTATAAATTCCTGTTATATGATCGAAGAGACGAATTGTTGTGTTTCTGGTTATCATAAtgaaaatttgttgaaatattttcctACGAAAATGGTGTTAATGACGTCTAGGCGTTGGTCCTATTTATAAAACGGAGTTAGAACTCGTGTTGTATTGTCACGTGGTCGCATCCGAATTTTTTGATAACGAATATAAAATGTTGTTCTTATAAACATTGATGTGGCCTGTTACAGCATCACATGTTTGTCCCTGTAAACATTGGAGTGGTATGTTACAGCATCACATGTTTGTCCCTGTAAACATTGGAGTGGTATGTTACAGCATCACATGTTTGTTCCTGTAAACATTGGAGTGGTATGTTACAGCCTCACTTTTTGTCCCTGTAAACATTGGTGTGGCATGTTACAGCATCACATGTTTGTTCCTGTAAACATTGGTGTGGTATGTTACAGCCTCACTTTTTGTCCCTGTAAACATTGGAGTGGTCTGTTACAGCATCACATGTTTGTCCCTGTAAACATTGGAGTGGTCTGTTACAGCATCACATGTTTGTCCCTGTAAACATTGGAGTGGTCTGTTACAGCATCACATGTTTGTCCCTGTAAACATTGGAGTGGTCTGTTACAGCATCACATGTTTGTCCCTGTAAACATTGGAGTGGTATGTTACAGCATCACATGTTTGTCCCTGTAAACATTGGAGTGGTATGTTACAGCATCACATGTTTGTCCCTGTAAACATTGATGTGGCGTGTTACAGCATCACATGTTTGTCCCTGTAAACATTGATGTGGTGTGTTACAGCATCACATGTTTGTCCCTGTAAACATTGGAGTGGTATGTTACAGCATCACATGTTTGTCCCTGTAAACATTGGAGTGGTATGTTACAGCATCACATGTTTGTGTCCCTGTAAACATTGGAGTGGTATGTTACAGCATCACATGTTTGTCCCTGTAAACATTGATGTGGCGTGTTACAGCATCACATGTTTGTCCCTGTAAACATTGGAGTGGTATGTTACAGCATCACATGTTTGTCCCTGTAAACATTGGAGTGGTATGTTACAGCATCACATGTTTGTCCCTGTAAACATTGGAGTGGTATGTTACAGCATCACATGTTTGTCCCTGTAAACATTGGAGTGGTATGTTACAGCATCACATGTTTGTCCCTGTAAACATTGGAGTGGTATGTTACAGCATCACATGTTTGTCCCTGTAAATATTGGAGTGGTATGTTACAGCATCACATGTTTGTCCCTGTAAATATTGGAGTGGTATGTTACAGCATCACATGTTTGTCCCTGTAAACATTGGAGTGGTATGTTACAGCATCACATGTTTGTCCCTGTAAACATTGGAGTGGTATGTTACAGCATCACATGTTTGTCCCTGTAAACATTGGAGTGGTATGTTACAGCATCACATGTTTGTCCCTGTAAACATTGATGTGGCGTGTTACAGCATCACATGTTTGTCCCTGTAAACATTGGAGTGGTATGTTACAGCATCACATGTTTGTCCCTGTAAACATTGGAGTGGTATGTTACAGCATCACATGTTTGTCCCTGTAAACATTGGTGTGGCGTGTTACAGCATCACATGTTTGTCCCTGTAAACATTGGAGTGGTATGTTACAGCATCACATGTTTGTCCCTGTAAACATTGGAGTGGTATGTTACAGCATCACATGTTTGTCCCTGTAAATATTGGAGTGGTATGTTACAGCATCACATGTTTGTCCCTGTAAACATTGGAGTGGTCTGTTACAGCATCACATGTTTGTCCCTGTAAACATTGGAGTGGTATGTTACAGCATCACATGTTTGTCCCTGTAAACATTGGAGTTGTATGTTACAGCATCACATGTTTGTCCCTGTAAACATTGGAGTGGTATGTTACAGCATCACATGTTTGTCCCTGTAAACATTGGAGTGGTATGTTACAGCATCACATGTTTGTCCCTGTAAACATTGGAGTGGTATGTTACAGTATCACATGTTTGTCCCTGTAAACATTGGAGTGGTCTGTTACAGCATCCCATGTTTGTCCCTGTAAAATTGGTGGTATGTTACAGCCTCACTTTTTGTCCTTGTAAACATTGGAGTGGTCTGTTACAGCATCACATGTTTGTCCCTGTAAACATTGGAGTGGTCTGTTACAGCATCACATGTTTGTCCCTGTAAACATTGGAGTGGTCTGTTACAGCATCATATGTTTGTCCCTGTAAACATTGGAGTGGTCTGTTACAGCATCACATGTTTGTCCCTGTAAACATTGGAGTGGTATGTTACAGCATCACATGTTTGTTCCTGTAAACATTGGTGTGGCATGTTACAGAATCAAATATTTGTCCCTGTAAAATTGGTGTGTTATATTACAACCTCACTTTTTTGCCCCTGTAATTATTTATGTTACAGCATTACAGGTAAATCCCTGTTAACATTTGTTTTACAGCAATACCCCGACATAGTGGTGTCCTTCAGGAACTTTACGACATTCACTGTAATAACATTCGCTCCCTCCACAACGGAAGTGTAACCGATAGTGAGGCAAACACTGATCTGAAGTTCACGCTTAAGGCTCTCGAGTCCCAATCTATCTCAGGTATGTATTGTGACCAATAACAAATATCTGTCGGAACAGTACAAATCTAAATTTTGTGCTTTTATCATCAAGGGCCAGAACTATCGGTATATCATTATCTGATTTAGAAATAATATCCATAATAACATTCTTACAAATTCAGAGATTGAGTAAGTTTTACTACTCTGAAACAATTTTAGAGAGTTATTTACTTTTGATGAAATCTCACAAGATAAATTGTGTAAAAGAGTTTGGGGGTACGTCTAAGGTATGCTAGCTACTGATTGCATCGGAGTATAACAATATGACAAAAGACAATACAGATTTGTTCCATCTGTTTGATCTGACGCTTTGTACTCTTTCGACAGGCGAGACGTCCGAACAGATGAAGACGATGCTGAAGATGAAGCGCACACGACTGAGACAATTGGTGGTGGCTGTGTGTATATACAGTTTGCTACTGAGTCTGTGTCTGTACCATGTAGTCAGCGTCTATCAGCAGCCACATGTCCTAGAACAGGTAAGGATACACCGACAGGTTTTCTATGCCGTGCATGTCGACACACAATGACTCTTCCCAGCGCAACTAAGCGTGAGTTACAGAGCACTCGCTTAAGTAAAGGTTTGCTGTCCCCAAGAAGGCACAGTGGGTTTCTCTTTTGGTGTTCTCACGTCGTGCCGCTTGAAATTAAGAAAGCGACATTTTGAATGGGCTGCTTAACGACATTTCGTTACCAGGCAACGTTTGCTCGTATAACTGTTATCAAATGAGCATTTTATGACAAACTGTTGCAATGTATATTGCAGAAAAGCAgcaaaataacacattttttaCATTCGCTTCGATTGGATCTGAACCGGAGAACCGGCGGATTTCAATGCGGTGAAGAAAAAGGACCGTcgtgattggtcaaaaatattttaaaacgtTATTTCTAGTTGCTCTTTCTGATATTtcactgataaaaaaaacccaataaaacATCTTCTGTtccagttttattttttttattttgcagaGATGTCATTATTTGGAAGATATATCACTGCTTAGACACGTTTTGATGAACATCCAGATGGAACTTCGGGCAACCATTATAAATCAATCCTATCATGAATTCCGTCTGAAGGTCGACCGGGCGATATCCAAACTCGGGCATGATTTTGAGAATCCATCATTTATTCTAGGAACACTTATCAAAACTCGAGTACGATTTGTTCATGTCCTGTCTGAGATAAGACTTGAGGCGGACACATGGCAAAATTTTCCCGGTCTTTGTCccaaaatataaattattgacGCATTTCATATATGATAATCTGATAGAGGTGGCGCGCCAGAGTCATTTTACAACAGATGTGTCTATCAAAGGAATTGACAAAGCCTTAGAAGTGTTGACAATGCTTCAGGAAGTTGATATCTACAACAAGTTAGACTGTTCTATAGCGATCAGTAGCAACGAAACCAGTCTTCGTAGCACTTACAATAACGCCATAATGCAGGGCATCAACAACATTAGGGCGCACAATATAGTGCTGGGTTTTCGTGGTGTGAAAGTTATAACACCACAGGAATGGAATTTTCTGTTTTCACTCGGACAAAACACAAGAATATTTCCAAACAAGGACTTAGTCGACATGCACGAAAACAGTTCTCAAAATTTTATGACTTGTAAAGAAATAGAGTTTGAGCTGACAAGCATTATTAATAATGTTATGGCGTTGTCAGAAGGTTTGTTTTCTAGTCTGACCAACAGGATAAACGAGGAACACAGCGACGCGATTAAGAAAATCGTAATATACACCATGTTATTCCTATCATGCGTTGTACTCTTCGGTATCGTTTGTGTCCTGCACCATTTCACAGTGAACAGGTTATTGGCGCTGGGGGTCGTCGAGGACAGACTGAATAAACAATTGATGGAAGAGCAAGATAGAATATCTGTCATTTTGCTGGATGTGGTACCCCCGGAGTACATACAATTGGTAATGAATGGAACCGATAAAGTATGCACAAGCGTAAAACGTAAAATACaagacaaaaacaataaaaacagcAATAAAATCAGTTTGAAAAGTTCTTTCGAATCTCTggtcaaaacattaaaaaaaagctCTGTGCAACCTACAATATCAACTATCTCAACCGAAGATGAAAAACACACTAAACGGTACGACGGTGTTCCAATCAACGTACCCATTCTCAAGTGTGTCAAGCCTGATGTGACATTCGGGACGCTTGACAGTGCCACGCTGTTTATGTGTGACTTTATACATCTAAACGACCTGGTGGCCGTATACGAACCTGATCAACTAATCAATCTGGTCACATGTCTCATCCAGATCCTGGAGGAGCGGACCAAGCTTTACGATGTCCACGTTCTGTGtaaaaacataaacatgttCTCCGTCATTTCCGGTAAGTGACTGTATTACTTCCGGTACGTTATTGTGATCTATTTGTTTTTTCTTCCGGatactatataaaattataagcacacactttatatatatgttttcaaatTCCAATAAATAATTATGTGATAACATGATTTGCGATTAGCCAATCAATTTGGATATTCCTATAAGTAATCTTTCTCTTGAATGTTTTTcgagatgtacatgtatgcgaCGCACCGGTGTTCAAGATGAAGCGCATGGTTTGATATGTATGTGGCGTGACAGTGTTCAAGATGTGTCTGGCGAACAGGTGTTCGAGACGAAGCGCATGGTTCAAGATGTATGTGGCGCACCAGTGTTTGAGGCTCGAGATGTGTGTGGCGCACCAGTGTTTGAGATATATGCCATATACTTGTGCTCGTGGACTGTGTTAGAGATAGGGAATACGTGATTATCATATATTTGCCTTTTCCTAATTAAAATCTTATTCCAGGAGCACAATCCCAGCATGCACTTCGACATGTATCCGAGATAGCTAATATGGCGCTGGACATCCGGGCTTCGTGCAGTGATCTGGAGATAGACGCACTTCCGGATTCAAAACTACGTATGCGTATAAGCATACACGTGTGTACGTTCAAccaaatatttttcttattgTGGTTGTTAACAATTTGCATATTAACGTCTATTAACAAGATAATGCAGAAAATACGTGATAGCCTTGTCGTCTTTTTGTGTAATTAGTATAAATATAGATAACAGATGTAGGAGGGTTGATAAAAGTTTTACCGAAACATAAAATACTGCTTTATGAAGTATTTTTATGTAGTCATTAAATCCAAGATGTCAATAGACTgctgtttctatttttagccgattgtttgtataaattgtcGTCACATCCGGAGCCTCGTTTTCACATATACGGAGAACTTGTGGATATGACCAGACAACTACAGAAGAACTGCACCGGTAAGTATGATGaacatatatgtttttgatatagaTACGAGTGTTG
This genomic stretch from Pecten maximus chromosome 16, xPecMax1.1, whole genome shotgun sequence harbors:
- the LOC117345082 gene encoding retinal guanylyl cyclase 2-like; translation: MLQEVDIYNKLDCSIAISSNETSLRSTYNNAIMQGINNIRAHNIVLGFRGVKVITPQEWNFLFSLGQNTRIFPNKDLVDMHENSSQNFMTCKEIEFELTSIINNVMALSEGLFSSLTNRINEEHSDAIKKIVIYTMLFLSCVVLFGIVCVLHHFTVNRLLALGVVEDRLNKQLMEEQDRISVILLDVVPPEYIQLVMNGTDKVCTSVKRKIQDKNNKNSNKISLKSSFESLVKTLKKSSVQPTISTISTEDEKHTKRYDGVPINVPILKCVKPDVTFGTLDSATLFMCDFIHLNDLVAVYEPDQLINLVTCLIQILEERTKLYDVHVLCKNINMFSVISGAQSQHALRHVSEIANMALDIRASCSDLEIDALPDSKLRMRISIHVSDCLYKLSSHPEPRFHIYGELVDMTRQLQKNCTANRIHISEDVGTILRQEHQYQIERRGMMICTDGRYLSTQWLLGRRVSVCNPNHHDFRGKNSMPIQLAEKAIYIFDKEKVKYISPYWMTPSGQFNESISMSESSYSDSDGSFNDSQHE